One window of the Rufibacter radiotolerans genome contains the following:
- a CDS encoding potassium channel family protein has protein sequence MRYIVVGLGYFGSSLSMRLTEMGHEVIAVDKDMNKVEAYKDTVTHTICLDASDMPSLATLPIAETDVVLVGIGEDFGASVMATAIFKQLGVKRLMSRAISPLHQTVLEAIGVDQIIRPEQESAERLAKKLEMRGVIDSFDLTEDYNIIEATVPERYVGMTIAESNFRAKYQVNVLTILRHRETKNLFGKTQQKATVMGVVKAETVFEAGDILVIFGKIQDIDRLLHER, from the coding sequence ATGCGTTATATAGTAGTAGGGTTAGGATATTTTGGGTCATCATTGTCTATGCGGTTAACGGAGATGGGCCATGAGGTGATTGCCGTAGACAAGGACATGAACAAGGTGGAGGCCTACAAAGATACCGTGACCCATACCATCTGCCTGGATGCCAGCGATATGCCTTCTTTGGCCACCTTGCCCATAGCCGAAACTGATGTGGTGCTGGTGGGCATTGGCGAAGACTTCGGGGCTTCTGTCATGGCCACCGCCATATTTAAGCAGCTAGGCGTAAAACGCCTGATGAGCCGCGCCATTTCCCCTTTGCACCAAACCGTGCTGGAGGCGATTGGGGTGGACCAGATCATCAGGCCCGAGCAGGAAAGCGCCGAGCGGCTGGCCAAGAAACTGGAGATGCGCGGGGTGATTGACTCCTTTGACCTGACCGAAGACTACAACATTATTGAGGCCACCGTGCCGGAGCGGTACGTGGGCATGACCATTGCGGAGTCTAATTTCCGGGCCAAGTACCAAGTGAACGTGCTCACCATTCTGCGGCACCGGGAAACTAAAAACCTTTTCGGGAAGACGCAGCAGAAAGCCACCGTGATGGGGGTGGTGAAAGCCGAAACGGTCTTTGAGGCCGGCGACATTCTTGTGATCTTCGGAAAAATTCAGGACATTGACCGGTTGCTGCATGAGCGGTAA
- a CDS encoding TrkH family potassium uptake protein encodes MKLKNNKSRLTPLQATFRNTPRIVALLDTFLLYFSSLGLLAFLYDIGFEHLQPDYIYLHYFYHFYFLVVLGCVGFRMAVMFKDGTKRPSLIFEGLLLTFMVLVLVARLILSNQVTQASSLLHFFDSEHPIHFIIFYVFFIELSKKTLLFYRGNLHPAQMFVLSFMFLIAVGTFLLLLPQATYEEISFIDALFTATSAVCVTGLITLDTATAFTPAGKVIILILIQVGGLGIMTFASFFGIFFQGSSLKSSLFMKDWLNEDNLGQITRTLFKIVTFTLGFELAGALLLYWVLQDIPVNVLPDKFSFSLFHAISAFCNAGFSTLSLGLYDPLIRFNYPVQLIIAGLVIMGGLGFPIVFNLVRFVRYKALAQVHKLNPQTPLKHTPRLLNVNTLLGLITTLLLLFLGSVIYYLLEMNNTLAGQSPWGKLVGSFFGAVTPRTAGFNTVNLAALTAPTVLLYLLLMWIGASPASVGGGIKTTTFALAILNIISLAKGKDRVEVFGREIEQESVYKAFAIILLSLLVIGAAVFLVTFFDPHLGLSAVAFECFSAFSTVGLTLGITPLLSTPSKVVVIITMFLGRVGTLTLIVSLLRKVASLRYRYPKETIIIT; translated from the coding sequence AAGTTGAAAAACAATAAGTCTAGGCTTACCCCGCTGCAGGCCACCTTCAGGAATACGCCCCGCATTGTAGCCTTGCTGGATACCTTCCTGCTTTACTTCAGTAGCTTGGGGTTGCTGGCGTTTCTGTATGACATTGGGTTTGAGCACCTTCAACCCGATTACATCTACCTGCACTACTTCTACCACTTCTATTTTCTGGTAGTGTTGGGGTGCGTGGGTTTCAGGATGGCGGTCATGTTTAAAGACGGCACCAAAAGGCCCTCTCTTATCTTTGAGGGTTTGCTGCTCACCTTCATGGTTTTGGTGTTGGTGGCGCGCCTGATTCTTAGCAACCAGGTAACTCAGGCTAGTAGTCTGCTGCATTTCTTTGACAGTGAACACCCCATCCACTTTATTATTTTCTATGTTTTCTTCATAGAGCTGTCCAAGAAAACGCTGCTTTTCTACCGGGGTAACCTGCACCCGGCGCAGATGTTTGTGCTCAGTTTCATGTTTTTGATTGCGGTGGGCACGTTCCTGCTGCTATTGCCCCAGGCCACGTATGAGGAGATCTCGTTTATAGATGCCCTTTTCACGGCCACCAGCGCGGTGTGTGTCACGGGCCTTATCACCCTAGACACGGCCACGGCCTTCACCCCGGCCGGAAAGGTGATTATCCTCATACTTATTCAAGTAGGCGGGTTGGGAATCATGACCTTCGCCAGCTTCTTTGGAATATTTTTTCAGGGTTCTTCTTTAAAGAGTTCCCTTTTTATGAAAGATTGGCTGAATGAAGACAATCTGGGTCAGATTACTCGAACCCTTTTTAAAATTGTTACTTTTACCCTGGGATTTGAATTGGCAGGGGCCTTGTTGCTTTATTGGGTTCTGCAGGATATTCCGGTAAACGTACTCCCTGATAAGTTCAGTTTTTCACTTTTTCATGCCATCTCTGCCTTCTGTAATGCGGGGTTTTCTACCTTAAGTCTGGGGTTATATGACCCATTGATCAGGTTTAATTACCCGGTGCAGTTAATCATTGCAGGGCTTGTCATTATGGGTGGATTAGGATTTCCCATTGTTTTTAACCTGGTTAGGTTTGTCCGGTACAAAGCCTTGGCGCAGGTTCATAAGTTAAACCCGCAAACTCCTCTCAAACACACCCCACGGCTTCTGAACGTGAACACCCTCTTAGGGTTGATCACTACCTTATTGCTTTTGTTTTTGGGCTCGGTTATCTACTATCTACTGGAAATGAACAACACGCTGGCGGGCCAAAGCCCCTGGGGGAAACTGGTAGGATCTTTCTTTGGGGCCGTGACGCCCCGTACTGCCGGGTTTAATACCGTCAACCTGGCGGCCCTGACCGCTCCCACCGTTCTGCTCTACCTATTACTGATGTGGATTGGAGCCTCGCCGGCTTCTGTGGGCGGCGGTATCAAAACCACCACCTTTGCGCTGGCTATCTTAAATATTATAAGCCTGGCCAAGGGCAAGGACCGGGTAGAGGTTTTTGGACGCGAAATTGAGCAGGAATCGGTGTACAAGGCGTTTGCCATTATTCTGTTGTCTTTGCTGGTCATCGGCGCGGCCGTTTTCCTGGTCACCTTCTTTGACCCTCATTTGGGGCTTTCAGCGGTGGCGTTTGAGTGTTTCTCGGCGTTTAGCACTGTGGGGTTAACGCTGGGCATTACCCCTCTGTTAAGCACCCCCAGCAAAGTGGTAGTGATCATTACCATGTTTTTAGGAAGGGTAGGCACGCTCACCCTGATTGTGAGTTTACTGCGCAAAGTGGCCTCATTGCGTTACCGCTACCCTAAAGAGACCATCATCATCACGTAA